The Rhododendron vialii isolate Sample 1 chromosome 5a, ASM3025357v1 genome contains a region encoding:
- the LOC131328010 gene encoding phosphoenolpyruvate carboxylase 4-like gives MSKMTLEEALTLARAFSHYLNLVGIAKTHHRLHKTRNVAHLSKSCDDIFSQLIQGGVSLEKLYDTVCNQEVEIVLTAHSTQINRRTLQYKHIRIAHTGRPLPLTCTPIKFGAWMGGDRDENPNVTAK, from the exons ATGTCCAAAATGACATTGGAGGAGGCCCTGACGCTTGCTCGAGCATTCAGTCATTATCTCAATTTGGTGGGTATTGCTAAGACGCATCATAG ACTACATAAGACGCGGAATGTGGCACATCTATCAAAATCATGTGATGACATTTTCAGCCAGCTGATCCAAGGTGGAGTTTCTCTGGAGAAGCTCTATGATACTGTCTGCAACCAA GAGGTTGAGATTGTTCTGACTGCACATTCCACACAAATCAATAGACGTACCTTACAGTACAAACACATTAGAATTGCA CATACTGGGAGGCCACTTCCGTTGACTTGCACGCCTATTAAATTTGGAGCTTGGATGGGAGGTGATAGAGATGAAAATCCAAATGTCACAGCAAAG TAG